A region of the Fusobacterium simiae genome:
TTGTTAATTTATTTCAGTAGTCTTATTCTCTGATTATTTTTACATAATCATTATTTTTTAAACCAGCTGCATTAGCCTCATCTACATCTATGTGCATCTCTTTTGCCATTTTATCACTAACTCTTAAAATAACATTACACATAATAATTTTTCTTTCTCCATAAGTTTCAACCTTAACGATTTCACCATCTTTATAGCCCCTTATATCAGCTATATACTTTGGCATATGGATATGTCTTCCTGCAACTATAACACCTCTTGGTATTTCTATTTCTCCCTTAGGACCAACTATTTTAATTCCAGGTGTACCTTCTAAATCTCCAGATTGTCTGATTGGAGGAGTTAAACCAAGTTTAAAACTATCAGTTATTGAAATTTCAACTTGGGTTTCTTTTCTTACAGGTCCTATTATTCTAACTCCTGAAAATTTACCCTTAGGACCTATAATATCTAATTTTTCATTTGTTGCAAATTGCCCAGGTTGTTTCATATCTTTCATTTTACTTAG
Encoded here:
- the pduL gene encoding phosphate propanoyltransferase, with the translated sequence MNDIRGIIKEVLEEIISDDVVIGVSNRHIHLSQKDLEILFGKDYKLSKMKDMKQPGQFATNEKLDIIGPKGKFSGVRIIGPVRKETQVEISITDSFKLGLTPPIRQSGDLEGTPGIKIVGPKGEIEIPRGVIVAGRHIHMPKYIADIRGYKDGEIVKVETYGERKIIMCNVILRVSDKMAKEMHIDVDEANAAGLKNNDYVKIIRE